The DNA segment GGCGCTCTGGTGTTCGGCTTCCATTTTTCCGGTTTGACCGGCCCGGAGCTGGTTCGCGGATTCGAATGCGTTGGTGGCGGCGTTGACCATTTCATCCGAGAGGCGACTGCCGGACTGAGTCAGGTCCACCACGGACTGGAATGCACTGACGTATGTCTTCAGGGCGGCGTTGATTTTTTCCTTTTCTGGGGCGCTGATCGCTGCGGATTTGAGGGGGCCCTGAACCCGCTTTGCATCGCCAAGGTACGCGTTGACGCTGGCCTCTTCGTGTTCAATCAGGAACTTCCGCTCGGAGCGACGCATGTCCTCGAAAATCGCCGAGGCAAAGAACAGTGAGCTGTGCGCTTTCAAAGATGAACCGAAGATTCTCGCGCTGGTCTCGAGACGGTCGAGCGCGTCTTCCCGTTCGCTGATATTTTCCTCTACCTCACCCATCAGCCGCTGATAGGTTCTCACATCGGCCTGAATGCCGGTCAGGGTGCTGATATCCTCGACGGCACTTAACAGTGGTTTGATGTTGTTGGTCAGATCCAGAACGAGATCGCCATGCGCCTGGGTTTTTTCGACGGCCTCGGGTGAGCCGGTGAGCAAGAAGTTCTTCTCTTCCACTCGGGCTTCGGTGAGGCTGGTATTGACCTGGCCCAGCATGGCGACGATGTTGGATCGCTGGCTGTAGCTGTTGAGTGCGCGGTTACCAACCACGCCCACAATAATGGTCAGCACCAGCAGGAGGGCAAACCCCCCAGCAAGCTTCGTGCGGATGGTTGTGTTAGTGAACAGATCTGGAAAACGCATCGTTGTTATATCCCTAAAGCGTGTGTGCCGTGCCCGCCTTGCCTTTGCAACTCCTCGCCCAGAAGCTGGGCAGCTTTCCTGATACGTGCCATGGAATTGAAGGTGGCTTTTATTTGATTCTTATTAATTCTTTTTTCGGCCGGGTATTCCAGAACTTTACCGTTACAGATGATTGCCTGATGTTTTGAGGTGATACAAAAATGAGCCCGGATGAGCTCATTGTCTATCGGAATGGGAGGTCGGATCACCACATCAGGTCATCGGGGATTTCGTAGCCGGCATAGGGGTCGTCTTCGCCAACATCATCGGTTTTGCGATCATGAAGAACCACGACGGCACTCTCATCCCGCTCCATGATCTTCCTCGCAACGCCTTCCGCAACGATCTCATACGCCTCATTCACGAAGACAATTGCCAGACGCCCGCGTGAAAGCTGGTCGACCATGGTGTCGTCGACAAAGATCTTCTTGATCTTCTTGTCGTGAACGAACTGGTAAGATGTCTCGCCACGGCTGCGGTCCAGACGGTTGGTCTCGACGAGCTGCCGAATCTGAGCCTGAATCGCTTTTTTCTCGGCCTCTTGCTGGCGTTGCCGGTTAAGCTCGCGGTCCCGCTCGGCTTTTTCTTCGCGGGCCTGGCGGGCCCGAACTTCCGCTTCGTTCTCCTGAACAGTGCCCTTGGGCTGGGATTTTCGCTTTTTCCGTTTTTCGGTACGGATGGCCTTGGCTTTCTTCTCGTCAGCCAGGCCGGCTTTCAGTAGCTGATCCTGTAGGGACGCCATTAGTAACTCCGTTAATTGGTGGCAAACTCTGGTATCCTGATGCGCTAGTATACGCCCTCATTATTTTGCCTCCATCACCCGTGTTCGCCGATTTCAGGATTTTCTTGTATGCCTTCCTTTAAAACGTTTGGTCTTTCCCCTGCCATGACCTCCAACCTTGAGCAGTTGGGGTTTGAGCAGCCAACTGAAATTCAGGCGAAAGCCTTGCCCCATTGTCTGGCGCGCCGGGATGTGATCGCCATGGCGCAGACCGGTAGCGGTAAGACGGCGGCCTTCGGCATTGGGCTGATAGAACACCTGAAGCCCCGATTGTTTGCGGTGCAGGGGTTGGTGCTTTGCCCCACGCGAGAGCTGGCGGACCAGGTGGCCAAGGCGCTTCGGGAACTGGCCCGAGCCCGGGATAACGTGAAGATTCTGACCCTGTGCGGTGGGGTGGCGATTGGTCCACAGATCGGTTCCCTGAGCCACGGCGCCCACATAGTGGTAGGTACACCGGGCCGGATTCAGGACCATCTCAGAAAAGGCACGCTCACCCTGGACCGGGTAAATACCGTGGTGTTGGACGAGGCGGACCGGATGCTGGACATGGGGTTTGAAGAGGCCATGGAAGATATCCTGGGCCAGACCCCGGAGTCCCGCCAGACCCTGATGTTTTCCGCTACCTGGCCGGAGGCCATCCGCAAGCTCAGTACCCGCTACCAGCGTGAGCCAGAGGATGTGCGGGCTGAGGCAAACCAGGGCAATCCGGATATCCGGGAAATGTTCTACGAAATCGCGCCGGGCGCTGCTCATGAGGCGGTCATGGCGCTGCTGTCTGAGCGTGAGCCGTCGTCCTGCATCGTGTTTTGCACCACCAAACAACAGTGCGATGAGCTGGCGGATGATTTGCGCCAGAACGGGTTTTCTGCCCTGGCCCTGCACGGCGACCTGGAGCAGCGAGAACGAGACAGTGTGTTGGTTCGCTTTGGTAATCAGAGTTGCTCGGTGCTGGTGGCGACGGATGTGGCGGCCAGGGGGTTGGATATCAAATCCCTGCCATTGGTGATTAACGCTGAACCGGCGCGGGATCCCGAAGTGCATACCCATCGGGTCGGGCGGACCGGCCGGGCAGGGGAACAGGGGCTTGCCGTGACCTTCTGCACGCCCGCCAAGGGGCACAAGATCAATCGGCTGGAATCGGAGCGTGGCCGCGCTGTCGAATGGGGTGATACCGAAGCGTTGATGGCGGTGCCCAGGAAACCGGTTGCGCCGGCCATGAAAACCTTATGCATCGCTGGCGGTCGAAAAGAAAAGATCCGACCGGGCGATGTGCTGGGTGCGCTCACGGGTGAGGCTGGAATTCCTGGAACCGCGGTGGGGAAAATCGACCTCTTCGATTTCCAGTGTTTTGTGGCAATTGACAAAAATCATGCCGCCAAGGCATTGAAGCGACTGGAAGCCGGCCGTATCAAAGGGCGAAAAATCCGCGTCCGGTACGCGTGAGGCCGGGCTTCAGTCGGTATTCGGCAAACTCGTCACTAAGGGCCAGGTGACTCGGAAACTCCCTATAGCAATTTGCATTTAGGTTGCTCACGGCTGGTTAAAACGGTAAATTACGCAGGATTTTGCCTCCCGAATTGCTCTGGAAGGGCCTTAGACTTTAGTCCAACTGGTCCGGCCAGACAAACCGGGGAAATCAACAAACCAATAAAGCAGGTAGCTATTCGATATGAATGACCTGATGTCACAAGCCGTAGATCTGATGATTGCGGGCATGGGGTTTGTGTTCGTGTTCCTGATTATTCTGGTATTCGCAACACTGCTCATGTCCAAACTCATAGCACGGTTTGCGCCGCCAGAGCCGGCAACCCCGGCCAAAACGCCACGTGCCAAGCCCAAGGCGCCTGCGTCGGTTGACCCCGATACCGCCGAGGCCATCAAGAAGGCGATTGCACAATTCCGGTCGCGCCACAAGAAGTGAGCCGGTAATAGATAGAACCTTTAAACAGAAGGCTGACACGATGACTGACACAAAGAAACCGCTGGGAATTACGGACGTTATCCTGCGTGACGCCCACCAGTCCCTGCTTGCCACCCGTATGCGGCTTGATGACATGCTGCCCATTGCCGAGAAACTCGACAAGGTCGGTTTCTGGTCTCTGGAATCCTGGGGTGGGGCCACCTTCGACTCCTGCATTCGCTACCTGGGCGAAGATCCCTGGGAGCGCATCCGTGAACTGAAAAAAGCCATGCCCAACACCCAACAGCAAATGCTGCTGCGTGGCCAGAACCTGCTGGGTTACCGTCACTATGCGGATGACGTGGTGGACCGTTTCTGTGAGCGTGCCGCCGAGAATGGCGTTGATGTATTCCGTATTTTCGACGCGATGAATGATCCGCGTAACCTGGACCGTGCCATCAAGGCCGTTCGCAAGACCGGCAAGCATGCCCAGGGCACCATCGCCTACACCACTAGCCCGGTTCATACCATCGATATGTGGGTTGACATGGCGAAGGAAGTGGCTGACATGGGCGCGGACTCCATCGCGATCAAAGACATGGCGGGGATCCTCAAGCCTTACGTGGCCTACGATCTGGTCAGCCGCTTGAAGAAAGAGCTGGATATCCCGATTCACATGCAGTGCCACGCCACCACCGGCATGTCTACCGCCACCGCTATCAAGGCCGCGGAAGCCGGCATCGACAACGTGGATACTGCCATTTCTTCCATGAGCATGACCTATGGCCACTCGCCCACCGAGGCAGTTGTCGCCATCCTGGAAGGTACCGACCGTGACACCGGTCTGGACCTGAATCTGTTGGAAGAAATCGCCAGCTACTTCCGCAAGGTGCGCAAGAAGTACGCTAAGTTTGAAGGCAGCCTGCGCGGTACCGATTCCCGCATCCTGATTGCCCAGGTTCCGGGCGGCATGCTGACCAACATGGAAAACCAGCTGCGTGAACAGAACGCGAGCGACAAGTTCGACCAGGTCCTGGACGAAATTCCCAAGGTCCGCGAAGACCTGGGCTTCATCCCGCTGGTAACGCCGACCTCCCAGATCGTGGGTACCCAGGCGGTACTGAACGTTCTGACCGGCGAGCGCTACAAGTCCATCTCCAAGGAAACCTCTGCGATCCTGAAAGGCGAATACGGTGCTGCGCCGGCGCCCATGAACAAGGAACTGCAGGACCGTGTTCTTGATGGCAAGGAAGTGATGACCTGTCGCCCAGCGGATGTGCTTGAACCAGAAATGGATAAGCTGACCGACGAGCTGAAGAAGCTGGCGGACGAGAAAGGCATCAAGCTGGCTGACAACGTTGAGGACGATGTTCTGACGTACGCGTTGTTCCCGCAGATCGGCCTGAAGTTCCTGGAAAACCGTGGCAATCCGGATGCGTTCGAGCCGGTTCCGACCGCTGAAGACGCGGCGCCCGCCAAGAAGGCTGAAGGACCCGAGACCTACACCGTTGATGTCAACGGCAAGAAGTTCGTGGTCGCTGTTTCTGAGGGTGGTGAAATTACCCAGATCCAGGGTGAGGGCGGTGCTGCCTCTGCACCGGCTGCCTCCTCTGCTCCGGCTCCTGCGGCTGGTGAGGGTGAACCCGTGGTTGCGCCTTTGGGCGGCAACATCTTCAAGGTTCTGGTTTCTCCGGGTGACACCGTGGAAGAGGGCGATGTGATGATCATCCTAGAGGCCATGAAGATGGAAACAGAGGTTCGTGCACCCAAGGCCGGTACGATCGGCGAAGTCTTCATCAAGGTCGGTGATGCCGTTTCCCCTGATGATGAAATGCTGACAATCGCATAAGGGCCAGCATTCCATGGATAAATTAATGACACTCTGGACGGGCAGTGGCCTGTTCAATATCGAGCTTGGCCAGGTAATCATGATTGCCGTCGGCCTTCTTCTGCTGTTCCTTGCGATTCGCAAGGGCTTTGAGCCGCTGCTGCTGGTGCCCATCGGGTTCGGCGGTATTCTGGCGAACATTCCGGAGGCAGGGCTTGCCCTGACTGCGGCGGAAAACGCGATCCATTTCGCGCTGAAAGATGGCGCGAGCCAGCTTCTGGTCGCCCTGGCGGCGCCGCTGGACGTGGCCTATCAGGCGGGTCAGGCGGTCACGCCCGAGCTGAAGGAAGCGTTCAAGGTGGCGGTGAAAGAGGCTAGCCACTCCGAAATGGTAATGGCGAATTCCATCGCCCAGGATTTCGGCTACGGCAATGGCATGCTCTATAACTTCTACTCTGTGGTTATAGGCAGCACCATCGGGCCACTGGTGATCTTCATGGGTGTGGGCGCCATGACCGACTTTGGCCCGCTGCTCGCTAACCCGAAGACGATGCTGCTTGGCGCTGCCGCGCAGTTCGGTATTTTCGGTACGGTTCTGGGCGCTGCGCTGCTTGATTGGTTCGGTATTCTGGATTTCAACATTCTGGAAGCCGCGGCCATCGGCATCATCGGTGGTGCCGACGGCCCGACGTCTATCTATGTGTCCAGCGTGCTGGCTCCGCATCTTCTGGGTGCGATTGCGGTATCGGCCTACGCCTACATGGCGATGGTGCCGATGATCCAGCCGCCGATCATGAAGGCGCTGACCAGTCAGAAAGAGCGGGCCATGAAGATGACGCAGCTGCGTCCGGTCAGCAAGAAAGAGAAGATCATCTTCCCTCTGGTCGTGCTGATTGCGGTTGTTCTGTTCCTGCCGGATGCAGCGCCTCTGCTGGGTATGTTCTGTTTCGGTAACCTGATGCGTGAGTGTGGTGTGGTTGAGCGTCTGAGCGATACGGCCCAGAACGCGCTGATTAACATCACGACCATCTTCCTGGGGCTGTCTGTCGGCTCCAAGCTGATGGCAGACAAGTTCCTGGATGCTCAAACACTGGGTATCCTGGGCCTGGGTATCGTCGCCTTCGGTGTTGGTACCGCGTGTGGTGTTCTGATGGCGAAGCTGATGAACAAGTTCACCAGCGAGCAGATCAACCCGCTGATCGGTTCTGCCGGTGTATCTGCGGTGCCGATGGCGGCGCGGGTATCCAACAAGGTGGGTCTGGAAGCCAACCCGCAGAACTTCCTGCTGATGCATGCCATGGGTCCGAACGTGGCCGGTGTTATCGGCTCTGCGGTTGCTGCGGGTGTGATGATCAAGCTGCTTAGCTGATCCTCTCGCTCGTTCAGTACCGAAAACCCCGCTTGGCGTATGTCTTGCGGGGTTTTTCTTTTTAGGACTGCCAGCGTGGGGCTGCACCTGCATGGACACCCTTTTCAGGAACCGCTACGAGCACATCCATGTGCGCTTGTTTCCGGCCGTCCATGGCCTCCAACATTCCTGAAAAGGGTGTCCACACAGGTGCATTCAGGCTTGCGAGTTTTCTCGTACCTAGTGAAAATTCCGGGAACTGACCGGAAGCGTCTTGATGAGGTGGCTCAGGTCCGAGAGTTTTCCGGCCATCACGTGAACGATATCCCCCTCTCTCTCCAACACTCCTTTCACATGTAACAACCGCGCCGTCAGCAGCGGTTTTCGCTGTCGTCTTGCGGTTTCCAGCCAGACCACCACGTTTACGTTGCCGGTTTCGTCTTCGAGGGTCACGAAGGTAACACCGGAGGCGGAGCCGGGGCGTTGGCGGCCGGTGACGAGGCCGGCGACCTGCACGGGGATGCCGGCTTTGGTGGTTTTGAGTTGTTCGGCGCTGAGGCAGAACTGGAGATGGCCCTGTTCACGGAGCAGGGCCAGTGGGTGACGTTGCAGGCTCAGGCCCTGGCTGGTGTAGTCGGCGAGTACGTTCTGGCCTTCGGTGGGTTCCGGAAGCTGTTCGCATTGCTCTGGCTGGTAACTGGCCGGGGCTTCCTCGGCAAACAGTTCGGTGGGTTGTTCGTACTCCAGCAGTTGCCAGTAGGCCTGGTGGCGGTTGGCGGTGAAGTCCGGCATGGCGTTGGCGCCGGCGAGCAGTTCCATGTCCCGTTGCTGGAGGCCGGCAAGGCTGCGCAGTTCGCTGGCGGAGCTATAGCCGTTATCTGGCCGTTGCTGGCATAGCCGCTCGGCGCCGCTGGACGAGAAGCCCTGAATTAGCCTGAGTCCGAGCCGGAGGTGCTGGTTCGGGCTGTTCAGAGTGTGATCCCAGTGGCTGTGGTTTACATCGACCGGCAGCACGGTCACCCCGTGGCGGCGGGCATCCTGAACCAGCTGCGAGGGGGAGTAGAAGCCCATGGGCTGGCTGTTGAGAAGGGCGCAGTAGAACGCAGCCGGGTGATGGCACTTGATCCAGGCGGAGACGTACACCAGCAGCGCAAAACTGGCGGCGTGGGATTCGGGAAATCCGTAACCGCCAAACCCGCAGATTTGCTGGTACAGCCGTTCAGCGAAGTCGGCGCTGTGGCCCCGTTCCAGCATGCCGGTGACCAGTTTGTCCCGGAACGGGGTCAGGTCCCCGTGGGATTTCCAGGCAGCCATGGCCCGGCGCAGCTGGTCCGCCTCGCCGGCGGAGAAACCGGCCGCGACCATGGCCAGCTTGATGACCTGTTCCTGGAAGATCGGCACCCCCAGCGTGCGCTCGAGCACCTTG comes from the Marinobacter sp. F4206 genome and includes:
- a CDS encoding DUF2058 domain-containing protein — translated: MASLQDQLLKAGLADEKKAKAIRTEKRKKRKSQPKGTVQENEAEVRARQAREEKAERDRELNRQRQQEAEKKAIQAQIRQLVETNRLDRSRGETSYQFVHDKKIKKIFVDDTMVDQLSRGRLAIVFVNEAYEIVAEGVARKIMERDESAVVVLHDRKTDDVGEDDPYAGYEIPDDLMW
- the dbpA gene encoding ATP-dependent RNA helicase DbpA — protein: MPSFKTFGLSPAMTSNLEQLGFEQPTEIQAKALPHCLARRDVIAMAQTGSGKTAAFGIGLIEHLKPRLFAVQGLVLCPTRELADQVAKALRELARARDNVKILTLCGGVAIGPQIGSLSHGAHIVVGTPGRIQDHLRKGTLTLDRVNTVVLDEADRMLDMGFEEAMEDILGQTPESRQTLMFSATWPEAIRKLSTRYQREPEDVRAEANQGNPDIREMFYEIAPGAAHEAVMALLSEREPSSCIVFCTTKQQCDELADDLRQNGFSALALHGDLEQRERDSVLVRFGNQSCSVLVATDVAARGLDIKSLPLVINAEPARDPEVHTHRVGRTGRAGEQGLAVTFCTPAKGHKINRLESERGRAVEWGDTEALMAVPRKPVAPAMKTLCIAGGRKEKIRPGDVLGALTGEAGIPGTAVGKIDLFDFQCFVAIDKNHAAKALKRLEAGRIKGRKIRVRYA
- a CDS encoding OadG family protein encodes the protein MNDLMSQAVDLMIAGMGFVFVFLIILVFATLLMSKLIARFAPPEPATPAKTPRAKPKAPASVDPDTAEAIKKAIAQFRSRHKK
- the oadA gene encoding sodium-extruding oxaloacetate decarboxylase subunit alpha is translated as MTDTKKPLGITDVILRDAHQSLLATRMRLDDMLPIAEKLDKVGFWSLESWGGATFDSCIRYLGEDPWERIRELKKAMPNTQQQMLLRGQNLLGYRHYADDVVDRFCERAAENGVDVFRIFDAMNDPRNLDRAIKAVRKTGKHAQGTIAYTTSPVHTIDMWVDMAKEVADMGADSIAIKDMAGILKPYVAYDLVSRLKKELDIPIHMQCHATTGMSTATAIKAAEAGIDNVDTAISSMSMTYGHSPTEAVVAILEGTDRDTGLDLNLLEEIASYFRKVRKKYAKFEGSLRGTDSRILIAQVPGGMLTNMENQLREQNASDKFDQVLDEIPKVREDLGFIPLVTPTSQIVGTQAVLNVLTGERYKSISKETSAILKGEYGAAPAPMNKELQDRVLDGKEVMTCRPADVLEPEMDKLTDELKKLADEKGIKLADNVEDDVLTYALFPQIGLKFLENRGNPDAFEPVPTAEDAAPAKKAEGPETYTVDVNGKKFVVAVSEGGEITQIQGEGGAASAPAASSAPAPAAGEGEPVVAPLGGNIFKVLVSPGDTVEEGDVMIILEAMKMETEVRAPKAGTIGEVFIKVGDAVSPDDEMLTIA
- a CDS encoding sodium ion-translocating decarboxylase subunit beta, yielding MDKLMTLWTGSGLFNIELGQVIMIAVGLLLLFLAIRKGFEPLLLVPIGFGGILANIPEAGLALTAAENAIHFALKDGASQLLVALAAPLDVAYQAGQAVTPELKEAFKVAVKEASHSEMVMANSIAQDFGYGNGMLYNFYSVVIGSTIGPLVIFMGVGAMTDFGPLLANPKTMLLGAAAQFGIFGTVLGAALLDWFGILDFNILEAAAIGIIGGADGPTSIYVSSVLAPHLLGAIAVSAYAYMAMVPMIQPPIMKALTSQKERAMKMTQLRPVSKKEKIIFPLVVLIAVVLFLPDAAPLLGMFCFGNLMRECGVVERLSDTAQNALINITTIFLGLSVGSKLMADKFLDAQTLGILGLGIVAFGVGTACGVLMAKLMNKFTSEQINPLIGSAGVSAVPMAARVSNKVGLEANPQNFLLMHAMGPNVAGVIGSAVAAGVMIKLLS